TTGCGCTCGCCGACCCGCCCCCACCCGCCACCCTAACGGCAACAGAAACGCTCAGCAACAGCGAGAACAGGCAAGGAGCTcaagcagcacagcagcttactgctcccctcccccaccccacacacacaaagacacagacacacatccACACCAGCTTCCGAgctcgccatcgccgctgccgtccagCGCGGAATACGCCCCAAGCACACGTCTGAAGCAATacagcgagcgagagagataaagagagagagagagagcggcggtgcgcgccgtgGGCAGGAGAGGATTAAAAATTACGCGCGCTCAGTCTATGGGCACCGCCTCGTAGATAACGGCGACACCCACAAACGTGCGCAGGTCTTCTCGTTAcatcccccccctccccgccacaTCCCTCCAGCAGCCAACACAGACCGCCCATTGCTGCATAATAGTCGCATCTCGGTGTgaccctcccctccctcccaacCTTCCCTCATTCACCACCCACCAACCCTCCCCTGTACCCTCTACACGCATAAGCATTCAGCCAGGAAAATGGGCGGCTGTGTCGTGTCGTTGATGGAGTGCAAGGCCCGCAGCGACGAGGTGCCGTGGGAGTTCTCCGAGGACGTGAAGAGCTACGGCCCCTTGAGCGTGGCAGTCGCAGGCACGCAAACCCCCAACAGCTCCGCCGTGTACGTGAACGGCAAGCGGTCCACGCTGGCGGAACAGCAGGAGTGTGCGAAGAGGTTCTACTACGGCCCTAACCAGACGCAGCGTTTTGCGAGGCTATGCCAGGAGAACCTCGATGACGTGGCTCTGGCGTACCGCCGCATCGAGAAGATGGAAAAGGAGCAGGTGGCGGGCGCATCGCGGCCGATGGACGTCGCGTACTTCTCCGCGCAATGTGACCTCACGTACCGGGAGCTGTGGCACGCCGTGACCGGCTTCAGCCGCGGCCTCGCCGAGCTCGGGCTCGAGAAACGCGCCAACGTGACCATCTACGAGGAAACGCGCTGGGAGTGGCTGGCGTCTATCTACGGCATCTGGATGCAGGACAtggtcgccgccaccgtctaCGCCAACCTCGGCGAGGACGCTCTCTTCTACGCACTGCGCGAGACAGAGTGCGAGGCGATTCTGTGCAACGGCAAGAACGTGCCGAatctgctgcgcggcgtcggcagcggtgccttcCCTGCGTGCACGCTCATCTACTTGGACAATCTGCCGGCGGCAGGGTGCGCGGAGCTGCACGGGTGCCGCGTGTTGTCGTGGGAGgacgtggtggcgctgggccacggcgcgggtgcgcaccacggcgccgcgccaccggaGGACAACGAATCAGTGGCACTGATCATGTACACGAGCGGCACGACCGGTGACCCGAAGGGCgtcatgcacacgcacggcagcaTCGTCGCCGGTATCCTCACCATGGACGACTGGCTCTACAGCGTTATCAAGCACAGACCGGATGATGTCTACCTCTCCTACCTACCACTGGCGCACATCATGGAGTTCGGTGTGGTGAACATCCTcctcgcccgccgcgccCACGTCGCGTtcggcacgccgcgcacgctGACGGACGCCACGGCGCGGCCGCACGGCGACTTTACCCAGTTCCGCCCAACGCTGCTCATCGGCGTGCCGCGCATCTTCGACACGCTCAAGAAGGCCGTCgaggcgaagctgccgccggtgggcACGCTCAAGCGACAGGTGTTCGACCACGCCTACCAGAGccggctggcggcgctgaaggagggCAAGGACACGCCGTACTGGAACGAGAAGGTGTTCAGTCTGCCACGCGCGGCTCTGGGAggtcgcgtgcgcgcctttctcagcggcggcggcccacTCTCCGAGTCCACGCAGGAGTTCGTGAACGTGGTTTTTGGGTGCATCGTCAACGGCTGGGGCCTCACGGAGACGGTGTGCATCGGTGCCATTCAACGGCTGGGTGACCTGACGCCGTCTGCCGTAGGCCAGGTGCTCTGTTCGGAGCAGCTGAAGCTGCTCGACATTGACGAGTACAAGCACACGGACACGCCCGAGCCGCGCGGCGAGATCTGCCTGCGCGGCCCGTTCCTTTTCAAGGGCTACTACAAGCAGCCGGAGCTGACGCGCGAGGTGCTGGACGAGGATGGCTGGTTCCACACCGGCGACGTTGGCAGCATCGACAGCGAAGGTCGCGTCTCCATAGTGGGGCGCGTcaaggcgctggcgaagaaCTGCCTGGGCGAGTACatcgcgctggaggtgctcgAAGCCATCTACAGCAGCCACCCGCTGGTCCTGAACAactgtgtatgtgtgttggTGGACCCGTGCAAGA
This genomic interval from Leishmania infantum JPCM5 genome chromosome 1 contains the following:
- a CDS encoding putative long-chain-fatty-acid-CoA ligase, producing the protein MGGCVVSLMECKARSDEVPWEFSEDVKSYGPLSVAVAGTQTPNSSAVYVNGKRSTLAEQQECAKRFYYGPNQTQRFARLCQENLDDVALAYRRIEKMEKEQVAGASRPMDVAYFSAQCDLTYRELWHAVTGFSRGLAELGLEKRANVTIYEETRWEWLASIYGIWMQDMVAATVYANLGEDALFYALRETECEAILCNGKNVPNLLRGVGSGAFPACTLIYLDNLPAAGCAELHGCRVLSWEDVVALGHGAGAHHGAAPPEDNESVALIMYTSGTTGDPKGVMHTHGSIVAGILTMDDWLYSVIKHRPDDVYLSYLPLAHIMEFGVVNILLARRAHVAFGTPRTLTDATARPHGDFTQFRPTLLIGVPRIFDTLKKAVEAKLPPVGTLKRQVFDHAYQSRLAALKEGKDTPYWNEKVFSLPRAALGGRVRAFLSGGGPLSESTQEFVNVVFGCIVNGWGLTETVCIGAIQRLGDLTPSAVGQVLCSEQLKLLDIDEYKHTDTPEPRGEICLRGPFLFKGYYKQPELTREVLDEDGWFHTGDVGSIDSEGRVSIVGRVKALAKNCLGEYIALEVLEAIYSSHPLVLNNCVCVLVDPCKNYICALVLTDEGRVTRFAKANRIEGEYPALLEKKELLEKAAASMAETARAARRRDFELVRRVSLIDDEWSPEQGQLTAALKLRRGAVAKQYEKQIACLFAE